Proteins co-encoded in one Xyrauchen texanus isolate HMW12.3.18 chromosome 19, RBS_HiC_50CHRs, whole genome shotgun sequence genomic window:
- the LOC127659981 gene encoding sushi repeat-containing protein SRPX2-like isoform X1, protein MQWSKSILFCLFCCPSYIRLLDRSLMALSRLTMAILNLCMRKRLTTPLSWTTNANPQWCHTFKLPNGEVACSSPRGRNHHSTLGTRCFLSCDRGHKLIGRSSVQCMPIRRWSGTALCRKVRCHVLPLIDHGTYSCTRGFVADSRCDYTCYEGYQIQGDHYRMCQEDGKWSGTEPTCADHDPPKLKCPLSRVKVAEPEKLTVRVSWDRPVAKDTADRALQVLRNGLESGSDFPEGIHVIRYKAYDQARNSATCKFTVHIEVRRCPKLKPPMHGYLACSSDGNNYGAICEYHCEPGYERTGFATRVCQLNRSWSDEAAECVLMDIQTDVRSAGALLDQFYEKRRLLVVSTPDNTNQYYRLQNIMLQKAGCGLDLRHVTVIELLGTPPRAVGRIKEQRLEPEVIEGLRQAMHISTAYFTMVLLDEYGVDRERFVNPTTSDEIYTYIEEYLLTEEERERLETYRDFCD, encoded by the exons ATGCAATGGTCAAAATCCATATTGTTCTGTTTGTTCTGTTGTCCATCATACATCAGACTCTTGGACAGATCACTGATG GCTCTGAGTCGACTTACAATGGCAATACTGAATTTGTGCATGAGGAAGAGACTTACTACACCCCTCAGTTGGACTACAAACGCAA ATCCACAGTGGTGTCACACATTTAAGCTTCCCAATGGGGAGGTAGCTTGTTCTTCCCCACGAGGCAGGAACCACCACAGCACACTTGGTACCCGCTGTTTTCTCTCCTGCGATCGAGGACATAAACTGATTGGGCGGTCATCAGTGCAATGCATGCCTATCCGCCGTTGGTCTGGAACTGCTCTTTGTCGAA AGGTGCGTTGCCATGTTCTGCCTCTGATTGATCACGGCACATACAGTTGTACCCGTGGCTTTGTGGCAGACTCCAGGTGTGACTACACCTGCTATGAAGGGTACCAGATCCAGGGAGATCACTATCGTATGTGCCAAGAAGATGGAAAATGGAGTGGCACAGAACCCACCTGTGCAG ATCATGACCCCCCCAAACTGAAATGTCCTTTGTCCAGAGTGAAAGTAGCAGAACCAGAAAAACTAACGGTCAGGGTGTCCTGGGACCGCCCTGTTGCAAAGGATACAGCTGACAGAGCACTGCA GGTCTTGCGAAATGGACTGGAGTCTGGATCAGACTTTCCTGAAGGAATTCATGTAATTCGATATAAAGCCTACGACCAGGCTCGCAACTCAGCAACTTGCAAGTTTACTGTGCATATTGAAG TGAGACGGTGTCCAAAGTTGAAGCCCCCTATGCATGGATATCTGGCTTGTTCATCTGATGGCAATAATTATGGGGCTATATGTGAATACCATTGTGAGCCTGGATATGAGAGGACAGGATTTGCCACACGTGTTTGTCAGCTGAACCGTAGCTGGTCCGATGAAGCagctgagtgtgtat TAATGGACATACAAACAGACGTCAGGTCTGCTGGTGCTCTACTTGACCAGTTTTATGAAAAGAGAAGGCTTCTTGTTGTGTCTACGCCAGATAACACTAACCAGTACTACAGGCTTCAGAACATTATGCTGCAG AAGGCTGGGTGTGGTCTGGATCTTCGACATGTGACAGTGATCGAGCTTTTAGGAACGCCACCTCGTGCAGTTGGGCGCATCAAAGAACAACGTCTAGAGCCCGAGGTCATAGAGGGTCTTAG GCAGGCAATGCATATCTCTACAGCATATTTCACCATGGTGCTGCTAGATGAATACGGTGTGGATCGGGAGCGTTTTGTAAACCCCACCACCTCTGATGAGATCTACACATACATTGAGGAGTACCTCCTCACAGAGGAGGAGCGTGAGAGACTGGAGACATACAGAGACTTCTGTGACTGA
- the LOC127659981 gene encoding sushi repeat-containing protein SRPX2-like isoform X2, with translation MQWSKSILFCLFCCPSYIRLLDRSLMALSRLTMAILNLCMRKRLTTPLSWTTNANPQWCHTFKLPNGEVACSSPRGRNHHSTLGTRCFLSCDRGHKLIGRSSVQCMPIRRWSGTALCRKVRCHVLPLIDHGTYSCTRGFVADSRCDYTCYEGYQIQGDHYRMCQEDGKWSGTEPTCADHDPPKLKCPLSRVKVAEPEKLTVRVSWDRPVAKDTADRALQVLRNGLESGSDFPEGIHVIRYKAYDQARNSATCKFTVHIEVRRCPKLKPPMHGYLACSSDGNNYGAICEYHCEPGYERTGFATRVCQLNRSWSDEAAECVLMDIQTDVRSAGALLDQFYEKRRLLVVSTPDNTNQYYRLQNIMLQAGCGLDLRHVTVIELLGTPPRAVGRIKEQRLEPEVIEGLRQAMHISTAYFTMVLLDEYGVDRERFVNPTTSDEIYTYIEEYLLTEEERERLETYRDFCD, from the exons ATGCAATGGTCAAAATCCATATTGTTCTGTTTGTTCTGTTGTCCATCATACATCAGACTCTTGGACAGATCACTGATG GCTCTGAGTCGACTTACAATGGCAATACTGAATTTGTGCATGAGGAAGAGACTTACTACACCCCTCAGTTGGACTACAAACGCAA ATCCACAGTGGTGTCACACATTTAAGCTTCCCAATGGGGAGGTAGCTTGTTCTTCCCCACGAGGCAGGAACCACCACAGCACACTTGGTACCCGCTGTTTTCTCTCCTGCGATCGAGGACATAAACTGATTGGGCGGTCATCAGTGCAATGCATGCCTATCCGCCGTTGGTCTGGAACTGCTCTTTGTCGAA AGGTGCGTTGCCATGTTCTGCCTCTGATTGATCACGGCACATACAGTTGTACCCGTGGCTTTGTGGCAGACTCCAGGTGTGACTACACCTGCTATGAAGGGTACCAGATCCAGGGAGATCACTATCGTATGTGCCAAGAAGATGGAAAATGGAGTGGCACAGAACCCACCTGTGCAG ATCATGACCCCCCCAAACTGAAATGTCCTTTGTCCAGAGTGAAAGTAGCAGAACCAGAAAAACTAACGGTCAGGGTGTCCTGGGACCGCCCTGTTGCAAAGGATACAGCTGACAGAGCACTGCA GGTCTTGCGAAATGGACTGGAGTCTGGATCAGACTTTCCTGAAGGAATTCATGTAATTCGATATAAAGCCTACGACCAGGCTCGCAACTCAGCAACTTGCAAGTTTACTGTGCATATTGAAG TGAGACGGTGTCCAAAGTTGAAGCCCCCTATGCATGGATATCTGGCTTGTTCATCTGATGGCAATAATTATGGGGCTATATGTGAATACCATTGTGAGCCTGGATATGAGAGGACAGGATTTGCCACACGTGTTTGTCAGCTGAACCGTAGCTGGTCCGATGAAGCagctgagtgtgtat TAATGGACATACAAACAGACGTCAGGTCTGCTGGTGCTCTACTTGACCAGTTTTATGAAAAGAGAAGGCTTCTTGTTGTGTCTACGCCAGATAACACTAACCAGTACTACAGGCTTCAGAACATTATGCTGCAG GCTGGGTGTGGTCTGGATCTTCGACATGTGACAGTGATCGAGCTTTTAGGAACGCCACCTCGTGCAGTTGGGCGCATCAAAGAACAACGTCTAGAGCCCGAGGTCATAGAGGGTCTTAG GCAGGCAATGCATATCTCTACAGCATATTTCACCATGGTGCTGCTAGATGAATACGGTGTGGATCGGGAGCGTTTTGTAAACCCCACCACCTCTGATGAGATCTACACATACATTGAGGAGTACCTCCTCACAGAGGAGGAGCGTGAGAGACTGGAGACATACAGAGACTTCTGTGACTGA
- the LOC127659981 gene encoding sushi repeat-containing protein SRPX2-like isoform X3 — MVKIHIVLFVLLSIIHQTLGQITDGSESTYNGNTEFVHEEETYYTPQLDYKHPQWCHTFKLPNGEVACSSPRGRNHHSTLGTRCFLSCDRGHKLIGRSSVQCMPIRRWSGTALCRKVRCHVLPLIDHGTYSCTRGFVADSRCDYTCYEGYQIQGDHYRMCQEDGKWSGTEPTCADHDPPKLKCPLSRVKVAEPEKLTVRVSWDRPVAKDTADRALQVLRNGLESGSDFPEGIHVIRYKAYDQARNSATCKFTVHIEVRRCPKLKPPMHGYLACSSDGNNYGAICEYHCEPGYERTGFATRVCQLNRSWSDEAAECVLMDIQTDVRSAGALLDQFYEKRRLLVVSTPDNTNQYYRLQNIMLQKAGCGLDLRHVTVIELLGTPPRAVGRIKEQRLEPEVIEGLRQAMHISTAYFTMVLLDEYGVDRERFVNPTTSDEIYTYIEEYLLTEEERERLETYRDFCD, encoded by the exons ATGGTCAAAATCCATATTGTTCTGTTTGTTCTGTTGTCCATCATACATCAGACTCTTGGACAGATCACTGATG GCTCTGAGTCGACTTACAATGGCAATACTGAATTTGTGCATGAGGAAGAGACTTACTACACCCCTCAGTTGGACTACAAAC ATCCACAGTGGTGTCACACATTTAAGCTTCCCAATGGGGAGGTAGCTTGTTCTTCCCCACGAGGCAGGAACCACCACAGCACACTTGGTACCCGCTGTTTTCTCTCCTGCGATCGAGGACATAAACTGATTGGGCGGTCATCAGTGCAATGCATGCCTATCCGCCGTTGGTCTGGAACTGCTCTTTGTCGAA AGGTGCGTTGCCATGTTCTGCCTCTGATTGATCACGGCACATACAGTTGTACCCGTGGCTTTGTGGCAGACTCCAGGTGTGACTACACCTGCTATGAAGGGTACCAGATCCAGGGAGATCACTATCGTATGTGCCAAGAAGATGGAAAATGGAGTGGCACAGAACCCACCTGTGCAG ATCATGACCCCCCCAAACTGAAATGTCCTTTGTCCAGAGTGAAAGTAGCAGAACCAGAAAAACTAACGGTCAGGGTGTCCTGGGACCGCCCTGTTGCAAAGGATACAGCTGACAGAGCACTGCA GGTCTTGCGAAATGGACTGGAGTCTGGATCAGACTTTCCTGAAGGAATTCATGTAATTCGATATAAAGCCTACGACCAGGCTCGCAACTCAGCAACTTGCAAGTTTACTGTGCATATTGAAG TGAGACGGTGTCCAAAGTTGAAGCCCCCTATGCATGGATATCTGGCTTGTTCATCTGATGGCAATAATTATGGGGCTATATGTGAATACCATTGTGAGCCTGGATATGAGAGGACAGGATTTGCCACACGTGTTTGTCAGCTGAACCGTAGCTGGTCCGATGAAGCagctgagtgtgtat TAATGGACATACAAACAGACGTCAGGTCTGCTGGTGCTCTACTTGACCAGTTTTATGAAAAGAGAAGGCTTCTTGTTGTGTCTACGCCAGATAACACTAACCAGTACTACAGGCTTCAGAACATTATGCTGCAG AAGGCTGGGTGTGGTCTGGATCTTCGACATGTGACAGTGATCGAGCTTTTAGGAACGCCACCTCGTGCAGTTGGGCGCATCAAAGAACAACGTCTAGAGCCCGAGGTCATAGAGGGTCTTAG GCAGGCAATGCATATCTCTACAGCATATTTCACCATGGTGCTGCTAGATGAATACGGTGTGGATCGGGAGCGTTTTGTAAACCCCACCACCTCTGATGAGATCTACACATACATTGAGGAGTACCTCCTCACAGAGGAGGAGCGTGAGAGACTGGAGACATACAGAGACTTCTGTGACTGA